AAAGCAGGAGCCACTGCGTTAGGCTTTTGTCACTCTCCCAACACTCGCTTTTCACCAGCCTTCTGCGTTGGGGGGCGCCTCTGGCCCCGCATCTTCCTTCTTAGCACTTACAGGCTCCAGCTGGTGGTCAGCAGCCCTGTTCATTCTGTGGCTTTTCTGAGATGCTGTCCCAGCTGACTTTTTAAACTTTAGATTCTTGTATCTGCATTGATTTCATTGTCCTTGGGGATAAATTACTCCTCAGGAAGTGCTCATGGCCCACTCTTCACGTGACCTCCTGGTGTCATTTTGGAGCCCACTGCCACGCTCCGCCACGCTGTCTCGTATGCTGCCAGCCTCTGCGTGCCACCCTACACACTCTGCCCTCTAGGACTGGGCATGCGTGGTCATTCTCCCCACCAGGGCACTGGaaagtttccttccttcctctccagcACCCGCACGGCCCCCTCGACGACACCCATCACTCTGCACTGCGACTCTGCTCAGGCTTCTGAACCCATCGCTACCAGCAAGCTTCAAGAGAGCCAGGTCTCACCATCACTGTACCCACAGGCCTGGCACAATACAGCGGGGGCTCAGTAAATAGCTGGGGATGAACAAGCAAACAATGAACGAAAGAACAAGTGAATGACACGGGCAGAGGGGGGAGGTGTTGTcttatctgttttttaaatgacagcttaattgagatacaattcacccttaaagtgtacagttcagtggtttttggtATCTTGTTTAGTTTTGGATCATAACTTAGTCACTGAATTGAAAATTTACGAACTCAGTTTATGTTGACAgattttaataaatgtgtttctATGGTAAGAACAGAGAAAATTCTAAGCCAGTAACTTAACATTTAAATTGAACAGACATAAATATGTTAAGGGAACAAAACCTAGACCTTTCACTGCAGAAGAATGACGTGTGCTCACCTGGGCCGTCTACAGGGATAATCGTCACCTGCTGCACAGGCAGCCCCCTGGCAACACTCgagtgtgcgtgtgtctgtgtctgcgtggAAAGGGTCTGGCCGCTTCCTGGGGCTGTGGGCTGGTGGGCTGGGTCTCCACTGCCACCGTCACTGCTTCTTTTGGGAAGTGCTTCCAAATCTTTGCCTCATTCCACTCATCAGAAATGATGTGTGTCTTCATCTGATATCTCACGTCTCCTCTTTCAGATGTAGCTGGTCATGCCATAGATTGTGAGGGAGGGTGCAACTGTGGGCAATGAAAGAAGTATCTAGAAGGGCACATCCTGCTGGCGCTTAAACTGACAAACACCTGTAAAGGCAGGGTCCGTGCTATGGCAGATACAGAGGGCCCTGAACTGGGGAAGTGGGCCTGTGAATGTGACATAGACAAGTATAAAACATGAGATGATGTGAAACAGGGCAAGCGACTGTGACCTTATTTTCCTAATCGTAAATGATAACTGACAGCCTGACGAGTGAGGCACTTATGAAAGGCAGCGGCACAGTCTTGGGCCCAGCACGTGGCCACCGTGGTGCTACACTGAGCACCTGGAACCAGCAGAGGAGCGGGCACGGCTGGCAGGGGTGTTCCATGGAGAGGCACGGATGACCCTCTCTGGTTAGGGAGGGGGGCAGTGCTCCAGGGCCTGGAGAGAGCACTGGCAGGTTTGGAGAAGAGGGGACCCACAGGGACATGGAACGTGGTGGAAAATGCCTGGGGGGGAAATCAGCACCAGGGTACACAGGGCCACACCAGGGCTTAGAGAAAACCAAAGATGCCCCTCCAGAAAATACCAGAAACTCCTACGTGAGCACATGAGATGGCAGAGAAATTCGGGAGGCCCCCAAGTGGCGCTTTATGAAGAAGATTCACGTGGCACATAGGCTGAAGGCCGGTGAGGCTGGTCTGACCTCGGGTGGCCCAAGTGCAGGGTGAAGACCGTCCGCAGAGAGAAGCCGTCAGGAAAGGGCTCTGCTCTTCGGCACATCCTGAGCCCCACTTCGGACCTGCTGGCCTTTAAGGTGAGGGCAGGACCGTCCTGGCATCACGCAGGAGGGGGAGGCAGGGCGCAGTGACCTGGCAGAGAGGGGCATGCAGAAAGGGCAGGGTGGCCTGTCTGAGGAGGGGCCAGGAGCCAGCGGCTTCCAGAGCAGAGCGCGGGGACGGGGCCTCTGAAAGGAGCCAGCAAGTGGCCTCCTGTGCACTTCAGGACTGTGGATCCCAGAGGCTGGAGACAGAAtgtttcacaaaaaaaaaaaaagccgtgGAGAAACAGGAAGAGGCCGAGAGCAACTGCCGTAGCATGAAGAGCCGGGCACGGGAGCGCGGGCGACTGAAGGCTGGAAGGGAGGAGTGACCTCTCGGGTGGGACAGAGCCCCAGAGAGGCGGCTGCAGGGCAGGACGGGGAAGGCTGGAGAACGGCTGCAGCGAGGCCAGAGGTCTGGGCAGGTCGCGGCAGCCTCGATGCTCAGCCGGATGAGGGTGGACCTGGGGCGAGGAGCCTGGGGAGCCGTCGGAATGGCCGTGGAGGCCCCGCTGAGGTCCGGGCCCTGGCAGAGAAGCCGCAGCAGCAGCACCACAAGGCTTTGCAGAGGCGGATGGCGAGGCGTGCGGAGGGCAGGCCAGCGACTGGTGGACCCCAAGAGCTGTGTACTGAGGGCCTGGAGGGAGACAGGCAAGCTGGAGGCAGTCAGGTGCCAGGGACGGGCTAGGTGACATGCCTGTAGCACCTCTTCAGAAGTCCTGGGACCTGTAGATGGCACAGTCGCTGCCCACGTTCCATTCCACCCTCTGGAGGATGTAGACCATGGTGCTCTCCAGCAGGAAGCCACTTAGGACGGCCAGCAAGGACAGCTTCCGGCTGACGTTCAGGGTCactggaaaagaaaaggcatgagtAAGTTTCTAGGAACATTATGAGATGACGCTGGCAGGTAAACTACGTGGCAGTGTGCAAAGCCATTCTGTAAAGCGTTTTCAGAAAACGTGCATGTGTTCTCACTAGTCCCTGCTGTCACCTGCTCCCGCTCTTCCATCTGCACATCTGCTGGGAGAACCAAAGCCTCTGCTTATAAGGAAAGCACTGAGCTCCTCTAACTGAGAGGCGGATTCCCATggagattaaaggagaaaataaaaaactccaaggttataaataacagaaaaaaagtgaTACCCCCAGTGTCACAGTTTGCACAATGATGATAAAAAGCACCAGATGATGTCTTTACTTAAAGAGCACTCCCCATGATGTGCGGGAAACATGAAGACACACAGgtctacttctttctttcctggtACAGCAGGAGTTGTCCTGCGCCAAGAGGCAGACACCTGGCATCTATCCTGGCTTTCCAACTGCCTAGGCATgtaactttggacaagtcacCTAACCCTCACAGCCCACGAACTCGTTCATTAAGTAGAAGTAATAATGGGTGCCCGACTAACCCCACAGGACAGAGAGAATGCACACGGAAGCATTTGGAAACTCTACCGCGCTACGCAGTTAAACTGAAGAAACACTGAGTGCCTGCCACGCACAAGGCACTATAGGAACATCAGGGATCGCTGTTACCCTATGAAGAATCCCAGTGCTCGGCAGGTCACATAAGAACTGCTTTAGAAACAAGGCTTTAAGCTTTTTTATGGGTTGAAAGCCGGGAAGGCAggataaaaacataaacataccTCTGATCGCCTGAAAATTTGATGTCAGGACAAACACTTTAATGAGTCTGAGGCACAGAGGTGTGTAGTCATGTTCCCAGATGACAGCTGGGATCAGCAGGAGTTTCCCGTAGCTAGATAGCAAcagagctttcagcagcaagatGAAGTCGGGCCTCTTCTTCTCTGTCATGGGCCGTTCCACCCACAGGAAACTAAAAATGCCAATTAGAAAGGCAGTTTGTTctaaggaagaaatggaaaaataaaaatatgaatgtctCCATCCAAACATATCCCCCTAAGAACAAATAACCCACAATCCCAAAATGTCACTTATCAGCTTCATATGAAATACTTTCTCatgatcaaaaattttttttcttctttttaaaaaataaacccctGGCTTTTGTACCAAAACCTGCTGGTATGATTTCAGGAACATATTTCAAGTTTTTTCATCATCCGCTAAAGAACTAATACTATAATCATCAACTTTCTAAAGTTGCTTCCAGGAAGGAAGGTCCTGTTTGAACACCTCCAGGGTGAGAGATCTCCACAGAAGGAATTGCCTGGGGAATGGGTCAGTCTGAGAGGCGGAGCCTGTCCTAGGATGGGGATAACTACGCAGACGTTCTTCTTTGTGCATTCTTCCACTACTCACCGAGTGCCTGCTATCTACACGATCCTGAGTATTTGTTGCCTAAATTAAGATTTCCCTTATTCATTTTAGCAACATTTTTGAGTGCAATTCCTTCTATTTCCTGGGAGGATTCACACACGAACAGAGTCCAGACTAGAAGCAGCCACGGTTCTACTGTGTCCTATGGTCAGAACACAGCATGATCTGCTCAAGTTCTTATTCACTAGGAATCTCACACTTCATGTAACCatgctattattttcattaggaTTGTTAGTCCTCTGATTACCCAGCTGCATACATTCTGAGTGGTCTGTCCTTGATCCCATGTTTCCCCCATAAGCTATATCATATGTAGTCTAGGTCTCTGCACAATCAGGTTTTCCTGGAACGcatttttattatagcaaaaaCAACTATATTCTTCTTAAAGGTTTATAACTTAATGTAGCCAAACTAAAGAGGTTCCATGTACTTGTAAAGATAATTAGGgtcaacaaaaataatttaggatGCTTAACCCCCATGAAATTTATTCTGGACATGCTACCTCCCTTCAGAATAACTGAAAGGCCTGTCAACTGCAAGGATCTGCTCAAACAGGCAGATTGCAAAGCTTGGATTTTGgatcaaaaaaagaataaagttataaAGAACTTCCTATCAACAACAAGAACCATCTGACTGCAGTGGGTGACTATCTGACCATCTGTCTCCTGTCACCAGGTACACTCCAACAAAGCCTGACCATCTCTCAGGAATCTAGAGAGAGAAGGGTTTCTTGCGCCAGACAGAAGGTTGAACCAGATTACCTCCATGTCTGATTCAGGATTAAGAGAGGCATGGAGCTGTGCCAGCCCTCAGGCAGTCACCCATTAGGTCGATTCAGTAGAAGCTGCTGGCTGCTGTAGGATGCTGCCGTGCAGAAGAcactgggtgggacccaggaGACTCCCCCAGTCTCAGTCCTGACACTGCCCCACTGCGGGGCTGTGGGGAGAGCAGTTACCCTTTCTACATCTATGTTCCTGCAGCTGTagacaggggagaagccctaacCTACCTCCCTCAGAACATGGTTGTGAAATTAAATTAGATCACACCCatcaaagtaattttaaaattatatgatgcTATATTTGTGTAAGATATTCTTAATAAACTCCCTTAGGGCTTTATAATGCTATTAGGGATTAGATTAATTGCTACAAAAATTCCAAACTATTTGAAAATAAGgccctccccccaccttttttctgatggctggctggtatggggatctgaacccttgaccttggtgttagaacgccacactctaaccaactgatctaaccagcctGATCCTGTTTTTTATGTTAGATAAAAAATATGGAGATACAGcagtttatttttagaaattttaagagGCTTTGCTTTCAAGCTTAAAATTATATTAGGTTCTAGTTCTTAGGTTAAGGTAGCAGGGAGACTCCGAGGCTTTGGTCCAAGCAACTAAAGGAACAGTGCTACCTGCAATTGAGatgagcagaggcagagagacggGGGGCCTGGTTGTGGGTATGGTGCTTTATTAAATATCCAAGTGCAGACGCGGAGAAGGGACATGCACACAGGGTCTGGAGGTCAGGAGAAAGGTCTAGACTAGAGACGGGCATCTGGGAGTTCTCCTCAGACAGATGAGCTGACCAAGGGAATGAGGGCAGATAGataagaaaaggggagagaacaGACACACAGCCCAGAAATATGACATTGGAGACTTAGTGTTACCAATTAGTGTTTCATTGTAAGCAAAGGATTTAGAAGCAGAGAAGCATGGGAACCAGTAATAAAATAGTTATAGAAATTAATTCAACACAATTCTGACTCTAGAAAAATGATAACTTATGTCACGAATTCAAATTCTGAAGAAAAGCACTTTTTGAACTTAAGGAATTCTGGAGAATAGCCAGTTTCCCTGTATGCAGTCAGATAAGTAAAAAGTTTTCCCCATTAAGTTGCATTAATATAACGCAATTAGTACAATGCATCGGATTCAGCAATTAACCTGTTTTCATAAAGATGGGACCTAGGTAATCTTCAAATTGGATAATCAGAACTTAAACATTAAGAATTTTATCGACAATATTACCcatcaaaatatttcataaaactttttaatctGATAAGCATAAGTATTTCCATACCATATGTCGGGTAACAAAAAATGAAGGAAGCGGGTGATTTAGAAAACTTGTCTAGTAGGTTAGTGGTAGAGCTGAAGATTTAGTCCCAAGTCCTGTATTAACTAGCTCCTCTTACCAATGATTGACACCACCTGTCTTGATTTTAATCAGAATAGTTCAGCACTAGCTAACTAAGAAAGGCAGGCGGGGGTCTCCTTACCTAAAGAAGCAATCGCAAACATTCTATAGAAATCCCACTCCTTAGCATATCTGATCAAGTCGTCAGGGGCTGTGTTCTGGTTTGAATCCTGAAGCTGCCACCACCTCAGGTATGCTTCACAAAGCAGACAAAACATGCAGAGT
The window above is part of the Cynocephalus volans isolate mCynVol1 chromosome 18, mCynVol1.pri, whole genome shotgun sequence genome. Proteins encoded here:
- the ARV1 gene encoding protein ARV1 — its product is MGTGGRSGLRPGKATPAADSAAGPYRCIECNQEAPQLYRDYTHGVLKITICKSCQKPVDKYIEYDPVIILINAILCKAQAYRHILFNTKINIHGKLCMFCLLCEAYLRWWQLQDSNQNTAPDDLIRYAKEWDFYRMFAIASLEQTAFLIGIFSFLWVERPMTEKKRPDFILLLKALLLSSYGKLLLIPAVIWEHDYTPLCLRLIKVFVLTSNFQAIRVTLNVSRKLSLLAVLSGFLLESTMVYILQRVEWNVGSDCAIYRSQDF